One Thermanaerothrix sp. genomic window carries:
- a CDS encoding DUF2905 domain-containing protein: MWNLGKSLVLIGAVFLLAGVMVLGLSKFNLPIGRLPGDIVITRKNFTFFAPLGSMLVLSIVLSVLLNLISRIIGR; the protein is encoded by the coding sequence ATGTGGAATTTGGGCAAATCACTTGTCCTTATAGGAGCGGTTTTCCTCTTGGCAGGGGTTATGGTGTTGGGCTTATCCAAGTTCAACCTTCCAATCGGCAGGCTACCTGGGGATATAGTTATTACGAGGAAGAACTTCACTTTTTTTGCGCCACTTGGGAGCATGCTTGTGCTTAGCATCGTCCTTTCGGTGCTGCTCAATTTGATCTCTCGAATCATTGGAAGATAA
- the queA gene encoding tRNA preQ1(34) S-adenosylmethionine ribosyltransferase-isomerase QueA has protein sequence MIDLDLMDSYDYHLPEELIAQSPVEPRDSSRLMVLSRHGGSIEHRVFRDVVDYLLPGDLLVLNDTRVMKSRLLGRKTSSGRVEVFLLSPVDDDGTLWQAMVRPGRKVPPGTCVLFSDSEEDVAVVEDRVGDGLRLVRFPNRNGRDIANRLGEVPLPPYIENDGVDEDRYQTIYGDPGKERSVAAPTAGLHFTEELLSCLTDRGVNISFVTLDVGIGTFRPVKADRASAHVMHKEVCSVPESTAELIASTKEKGGRVIAVGTTVVRTLESFGLNGIIGRSFHTDLFIKPGFQFRVVDGLITNFHLPRSTLLMLVVAFAGYDKVMSAYKEAVSLRYRFFSFGDAMLIL, from the coding sequence TTGATAGATCTGGATCTGATGGATTCTTACGACTATCACTTGCCGGAGGAGTTGATAGCTCAGAGCCCTGTTGAGCCCAGGGACTCTTCTCGGCTAATGGTGCTATCAAGGCATGGGGGATCTATTGAGCACAGGGTTTTCCGGGATGTTGTGGATTACCTCCTGCCTGGTGACCTGCTGGTTCTAAACGATACTCGGGTGATGAAGTCTCGTCTCTTAGGACGCAAGACTTCGTCTGGGAGGGTAGAGGTCTTCCTCCTATCTCCTGTTGACGATGATGGGACCCTGTGGCAGGCAATGGTAAGGCCTGGGAGGAAGGTGCCTCCTGGCACTTGCGTGCTATTTTCCGACTCAGAAGAGGACGTGGCGGTGGTGGAGGATAGGGTAGGGGACGGCCTGAGGCTGGTGAGGTTCCCCAACCGCAACGGAAGAGACATAGCTAACAGACTTGGGGAGGTGCCCCTTCCGCCTTACATCGAAAATGATGGGGTGGATGAAGACAGATATCAAACCATATACGGTGATCCTGGCAAAGAGAGGTCCGTGGCAGCTCCAACCGCAGGCCTTCATTTTACGGAAGAGCTCCTCTCTTGCCTTACCGACAGGGGCGTCAACATATCATTTGTGACCCTTGACGTTGGGATAGGCACCTTCAGACCCGTAAAAGCTGACAGGGCCTCGGCCCATGTGATGCATAAAGAGGTATGTTCGGTTCCCGAATCTACTGCGGAGTTAATAGCATCTACAAAGGAAAAGGGGGGGCGGGTAATCGCGGTGGGCACCACGGTGGTTAGGACTCTTGAGTCATTCGGCTTAAATGGCATAATAGGAAGAAGTTTCCATACGGATCTTTTTATAAAGCCGGGATTTCAATTCAGGGTGGTGGATGGGCTAATAACGAACTTTCACCTCCCGCGGAGCACGCTTTTAATGCTTGTGGTTGCCTTCGCTGGTTATGACAAGGTGATGTCCGCCTACAAAGAAGCGGTGAGCTTGAGATACCGGTTCTTTTCCTTTGGTGACGCCATGCTAATATTGTAG
- the ruvA gene encoding Holliday junction branch migration protein RuvA, whose product MIRYVEGLVNEVLGDILILEVHGVGVEINATRSVLEGAFPGERVRVYVYLSINENGISLYGFHDEDERKLFLLLLQVSNVGGKMAMSILRTLSKDELVQAIGMGDSSRIAKAPGVGPKRAERICFELKGKLDQLSISATGALESAPKSDISSLVEALAGLGFSRGEAYSALSNVMGRLKGTSEEELLMASLRFLQKG is encoded by the coding sequence TTGATAAGATATGTTGAAGGACTCGTAAACGAGGTTCTTGGGGATATCCTCATATTGGAGGTGCACGGAGTAGGCGTTGAGATAAACGCCACCAGATCTGTTCTGGAAGGGGCCTTTCCGGGAGAGAGGGTCAGGGTTTACGTTTATCTTTCCATTAACGAGAATGGCATATCCCTTTACGGATTTCACGATGAAGACGAACGGAAACTGTTCCTCCTTTTGCTGCAGGTCAGCAACGTAGGAGGAAAGATGGCCATGTCCATCCTTAGAACCCTTAGCAAGGATGAATTGGTGCAAGCCATCGGAATGGGTGATTCATCGCGAATAGCCAAAGCCCCCGGGGTGGGGCCCAAAAGGGCGGAACGCATATGTTTTGAGCTTAAGGGGAAGCTTGATCAACTTTCCATCTCTGCTACGGGGGCCTTGGAATCCGCACCTAAATCGGATATTTCCTCTTTGGTGGAGGCCCTGGCGGGACTTGGATTCTCCAGGGGAGAAGCGTATTCCGCCCTTTCCAACGTGATGGGAAGGCTTAAGGGGACTTCAGAGGAGGAGCTCCTTATGGCATCTCTGAGGTTCCTTCAGAAGGGGTGA
- a CDS encoding SpoIID/LytB domain-containing protein has protein sequence MAVLVCSFCSTLEAQTLLRVGVALNVANGTLGGVGSITDSSGTSLPLSGRVSVTAGDGGVWIQGRFLRFPIRIGGDNLSFGPIGYRGGLELIPSRGGRGFNVVNLVELEDYLRGIMKAEANPGWPMEFLKAQAVVARTYALRNLGRHRSDGFDICSSLHCQVYRGRNGEDPRSDQAVFNTSGMVLMYGSSLAITPFHSDSGGVTAAASDVWGGRVPYLLSRPEPFQYRSPYSRWKTILSSDQIERALRSINRWVGNVVGIKVVARDRGGRITAMDINGSSGTVRLSGHAFRMALGTSVVRSTNFIVNGNGKSDIPSNPAVNRPVEDDEKKTDVSYETDPLVEMVEDGLFSKDEIFDMIVNPSKRDMYKKMGEARVKSGTSNSRKTGAERNPVATSSASIRPSSGNTSWVLEGQGWGHGVGMSQWGAKTMAEYGWNFEQILMYYFPGTHLGRR, from the coding sequence ATGGCTGTATTGGTTTGTTCTTTTTGTTCCACTCTGGAAGCCCAGACTTTGTTGCGGGTGGGTGTTGCGTTGAACGTTGCCAATGGTACTTTGGGCGGAGTGGGCAGCATAACCGATTCATCGGGGACATCGCTTCCCCTATCGGGCAGGGTATCGGTAACGGCTGGAGATGGCGGCGTCTGGATTCAAGGAAGGTTTTTGAGGTTCCCCATCAGAATAGGCGGAGATAACCTTTCCTTCGGTCCCATTGGGTACCGAGGAGGGCTTGAGTTAATCCCCTCCAGAGGTGGCAGGGGGTTTAATGTGGTTAACCTAGTTGAACTAGAGGACTACTTAAGGGGGATAATGAAGGCCGAGGCAAACCCCGGCTGGCCCATGGAGTTCTTGAAGGCCCAAGCGGTGGTGGCAAGGACGTATGCGCTTAGGAACCTTGGAAGGCACAGATCCGATGGCTTTGATATTTGTTCATCTCTACACTGTCAGGTTTACAGGGGGCGAAATGGCGAAGATCCAAGGTCTGATCAGGCCGTCTTCAACACCTCCGGCATGGTCCTGATGTATGGATCTTCCCTTGCGATAACCCCGTTTCATTCGGATAGTGGCGGCGTTACCGCCGCAGCATCGGATGTATGGGGGGGGCGTGTCCCCTATCTTTTATCAAGGCCGGAGCCGTTCCAGTACAGAAGCCCTTACTCCCGCTGGAAGACGATTTTGTCCTCAGACCAAATAGAAAGGGCTCTACGAAGCATAAACCGCTGGGTAGGTAACGTTGTGGGGATAAAGGTCGTAGCCAGGGATAGGGGAGGGCGCATAACCGCCATGGATATAAATGGCTCTTCCGGTACTGTCAGACTTTCCGGACACGCCTTTAGGATGGCATTGGGGACATCGGTGGTTAGAAGTACCAACTTCATCGTAAATGGAAATGGAAAATCGGATATCCCTAGTAATCCTGCGGTAAATAGACCGGTGGAGGACGATGAGAAGAAAACGGACGTGTCGTATGAAACGGACCCATTGGTGGAGATGGTTGAGGATGGGTTGTTTTCAAAGGACGAGATATTCGACATGATAGTCAATCCATCCAAGCGGGATATGTATAAGAAAATGGGGGAAGCTAGAGTAAAAAGCGGAACATCAAATTCCCGTAAAACCGGCGCCGAAAGAAATCCGGTGGCCACCTCCTCGGCTTCAATAAGGCCTTCTTCTGGGAACACATCGTGGGTTCTTGAGGGGCAAGGCTGGGGTCACGGGGTGGGTATGTCCCAATGGGGGGCAAAGACCATGGCGGAGTACGGCTGGAACTTTGAGCAGATATTGATGTATTACTTTCCTGGAACACACCTTGGGAGGCGTTAA
- the ruvB gene encoding Holliday junction branch migration DNA helicase RuvB: protein MDSEDKLMDHLRSEDDPDMAVVKSIRPESLDSFVGQEALKEKLRIFISASKSRGEPLDHCLFYGPPGLGKTTMANIIAKEMGGDLRVTTGPAIERAGDLASILSNLRPNDVLFIDEIHRLPSVVEEVLYSAMEDFCLNIVIGKGPMARSIKLQLPPFTLVGATTRLGLLTSPLRARFGIVEQMELYTPRELTAIVRRGASILGVPIDEEASMEIGMRSRGTPRVALRLLRRVRDVAAVKKREPIDVGVAREALDMLGVDKEGLDDGDRKFLRALVELFDGGPVGLSTLAAALNEDPQTIEDIYEPFLIQKGLLERTPRGRRATRGTYQYLGLQPSGRFQQLILVEED, encoded by the coding sequence ATGGACTCAGAAGATAAGCTTATGGACCACTTGAGGAGCGAGGACGACCCGGATATGGCGGTCGTTAAGTCCATAAGGCCAGAAAGCCTTGATTCGTTTGTGGGGCAGGAGGCACTTAAGGAAAAACTGAGGATATTCATATCCGCATCCAAAAGCAGGGGGGAACCTCTGGATCATTGCCTCTTCTACGGTCCACCGGGGCTTGGAAAGACCACTATGGCGAACATAATAGCGAAGGAAATGGGTGGGGATCTTCGGGTAACCACAGGCCCTGCCATAGAGCGGGCTGGGGATTTGGCATCCATACTATCCAATCTTAGGCCAAACGATGTGCTTTTCATAGACGAAATACACAGGCTTCCGTCGGTGGTGGAAGAGGTTCTTTATTCTGCGATGGAGGACTTTTGCCTGAATATAGTCATAGGTAAGGGCCCCATGGCAAGGAGCATAAAGTTACAGCTACCACCCTTTACATTGGTAGGAGCCACCACCAGGCTTGGTTTGCTGACTTCTCCCCTCAGGGCCCGTTTTGGAATAGTTGAGCAGATGGAGCTCTATACCCCAAGAGAACTCACTGCCATAGTGCGCCGTGGGGCTTCCATACTTGGGGTTCCGATAGATGAAGAGGCTTCCATGGAGATAGGCATGAGGTCCCGCGGTACCCCCAGGGTTGCCTTAAGGCTCTTGCGGCGGGTCAGGGACGTGGCTGCTGTCAAGAAGAGGGAACCCATAGATGTCGGCGTGGCCAGGGAAGCTCTGGACATGTTAGGGGTTGATAAGGAAGGGCTTGACGACGGGGACAGGAAGTTTTTGAGGGCCTTGGTTGAGCTCTTCGACGGAGGTCCTGTGGGCTTATCTACCCTAGCGGCTGCCCTCAATGAAGATCCACAGACAATAGAAGACATATACGAACCGTTTCTCATCCAAAAGGGGCTCTTGGAGAGAACTCCAAGGGGGAGACGGGCAACCAGGGGCACCTACCAATACCTTGGACTTCAACCTTCCGGCAGGTTTCAACAGCTCATACTTGTTGAGGAGGATTGA